Below is a window of Pangasianodon hypophthalmus isolate fPanHyp1 chromosome 28, fPanHyp1.pri, whole genome shotgun sequence DNA.
GATTTTCTGTAATTCTACTTAGACTTGCTGTCCAAGGAGTTAAAGCCATCAAAGAAGAAACATGCACCTTAACTTACTACAGGCTGAAAAAAGTGGTTTAACGCACAAATGCAACATACAAGCATACAAACTATGAACAATATGCAGCGATCTGTTTGCAGAGATCTGAGATTTCTGCAGCAGCTAACCTACACCTTAACACAAAGAAAGCACAAGTCCACATTTACAAAGATCTTTACGcatttatacacacagtgtacacattTGGATGTAACAGTCATGCTGCGGCAGTGTGACTGAAAATAGTCATCTGTGAAACACTGCCCCGTTCAGGACGATGTGTGTCAGTGTTCATGCCCTCAAAACCCGTTTACACCTGGCCTTTTCATTCGTCTAGGGTCTGGGTTGTGTCCAGGCATGGACAAAGTGAGAACTTATACTAGCcaacatttaaatgaaagtaaaaatgttgctactattaaatatactataaaattagcaaggaatttttttttaactcatgaaattaagttaatgccatgcttttattacttatctataACTGTAAGaagatgattattatttttaaaccaaatacactattttgcctgaaaacaccattcaatctctgtaagtttgcaGTACTTgtcattagctagaatttgattttctgcctagctaattatgttagctactggaactgatgctagtctaacctggcattagcaaagaaaacaggctattTAGTTAAATACAACCAGTTAATATCAGCAAACTAGAGAAACTTAACATgcttttttcaaattagatggagttcatgcttTCCAGGGAGGTAAAAGGAGAAGCTCATTTGATACAAGGCTTCGTTTACTtcagcatattgaaacattttagtgAAGGAGGGCCAGGatgctcatcctcaagttccacgCTGCAGTCCAGTGGCTTATCCATATTCAGATGTACATGTAGCATGAGAAGCTCACAGCTGATGATGAATTGGCCGATTTATGATAGTTTTTTCCACATTGATGAACTTGTTTAGATGCTAAACCAAACCTCTTGGACGCTAAACTGAGCCCTGTCGATTGATATAAAGCATTCAGTCACTGGCTGgatgagaaataaaaatgtaaggaataaaaagtaAGGTTTtctcttggaaatgtaatgaaGCAAGAGCACATGTATTCAATTTTTCAGTAATACTCAATATTTCAATCATACTCAAGTCATATAATTGatattatacagggtgtcccaaaagtctccatacataggagaaatgaacactttttagcaaaatgtcttcctaAATTATTCatacttagttttttttttttgtttgttttttcagatagtctttcggaatgcctttgacaaaagaagaacatattgaaatcattctcatggctggaacaggaagctgtcgcaaggttgtgatggactttaacaggaaacatggcaagcacatcacacgcaacactgctgccaaacttattaacaaattcaaaaagtctggaattgttgcagaccaactgagaagtggacgtccacgaacatccactgacgaaggcacaactgacatggtgctggcaaacatagtcCCCTACGTATGGAGACTTCTGGAACACCctgtacattaatatattattgctaagtataaatatgccaaaataatacttgAGTGTAGTAACAAAGTACAGTCACTCACGCACTGTCCACTGCTGGCTGTATCCTGATAAAATAATCACATGCTTTAAACACACTGTGTGGGTGTTTGCACTTCATAAACACAGACATTCCcttatcattaaataaatagtgcAATATTGTAAATAGTgtgaaaatactgtatatgcactATTTACACTATCTCAGCTGAGatttttctcttgttctctcaAATGAATAGAAGAAATACAAAAACTAGCCAaggtattattatttaatgaaaaattaatgtGCAACATTAAATAATGCAACACACATCTGTTAAGAGGAAAAGCAAGATTCTTTGTAATAGGGCACTTATCTTAATTTTTCTGCCTTATTCTGTTCGTACTGCTCTACTGCTCTAGGTATTGCATTAAAATGACATGCAAGTACAACAACGAGTCTTGAAGCAAACACAGATTGCTCTGTCGAACAGTAGCcttgctctctgtgtgtgatgGAAAGTAATCCAGGCAGAAGAAAATGTGTGCACACGAATAAGTTTTAGACGGAGACCATGTTTAGAACAGTACGCCATTCTTGTACATCGTTCAATGGCCATCTTTACGCCAAAATAATTTGTATATCACATAACTTTATTCCCTCCTCCCCAAGATTCTTTGAAGTTGTCTAGTCTTTCTGAGATATTAAAATCACCCATCAATGGCAGAGCAATGAAATTccttaaagattttatttgtgttgGCTGAACTGTTATCATTTGGGCAGTTTCTTCTGTTTGGTGCTGTTTTTGGTGATACAAGATACATGAAAAAGGCAGAGAACAGCTAAAGTGGGTGAATatgataattaataatttcATGATGTGTATAATTTCGGCATAACTGagttcctgactttttggaAAAAGCCACTGAGATGTGTTAGCAAAGGTTTGCTGTCCAGTAATCACTTATTAATGAATGTGCATTCTAtgattaattttaatatgttaataatgcTTATTTTGTTCTTTAAGACAAGATTTTTTGGCCTTTCCTCATGGAattgattttattgattttataagCAGTATGCATTTATGGTCATATGTATGTTTAGTTTAGTTGAATGATTATGCTATATTGACACATTTATGGCTTTATCTGCTCATGGATTTGTTGAACAACTATGTTGCTTAGAAGGACACCTTGTGGTCATATGAAAAATAGCTGTTTCTACAGTTTAAagtgtgtggagtttttttttcagcttacCATTTATAGTGACATTAATTTTTTACATGCTGTTTCTCTTTCCTGCAAAAATGGTAGCATTTGGCCTACCATTTTTTGGTTCATGTTGGATACAGTAACACTGGAGAGGTCAGGAACAGGTCACACATCAGCTTACAGAGTAGCAACATAGCAAAGGGAACCAGAACATGAACATGAGCAGCAAAATAAGtaatttctgaataataaaagaGAACACTCTTATAGGAGTAATGCTGCacacaaataagaaaaaaaaatccttttgttTTCTTCAGTTGTTcacaacagacaaaaagaaaaacctgcGTCTGGGTGCAAGTGCCTGCTCTCGGTACATAAAAGAATTAATAACGATAATGACTTTAGTAACTGCAATGCATGGGATACAGAAATTGGTTAACATTGTTCACCTGTCTTCTAGCTTAATAATCCTTTCATTGATTTCATTCAaaccacatttcatttttagcttcttggaattttattttacacagacttgatgaaatgaaatactgaaatagtCCCCAGCAGCACTGATTGACTTTGACCATGCATAACCATTGCTGCAGGGGGAAAGTGTTGAATAATTTATGTTCATCAGctgctaaataaaataataacaaatacaaTATTTCTTGCTAGTGTACTTGCAGCAGtagtgacagaaagagagcaaaATCACCCACAAGTTCAAAGATAAAGCtaaaattagattttaatttttttttatcacctgTTGGTTTCTGGTTTATGTTTTCCTGagattttaatgtattaaaatacaaattctgTTATTAGTACACACATATAGGCTACACTGACAATTTGCCATGTACAGAgtatttaaatctttattttcatGTATGAAATCAGGAACAATAGCATTTTTATGACACTGAGCATTGGTATGATGTTCGCACTTATTGTTCCTTTGTGACAAAGTATTTACAGTACATGCACTGACACAAGCAACAAATGACCATTGATGTATAAAAGAACTGTAGGATCACGAGAATTTTAAATATACCAACAATATCTGATGGCCGTTTTAACAGTGGGACTTgctctttaaatatttttggtgGTCCAGTCCAAGTCTAGAATTAACTTGATCCAGAGGCTTCACAAGTGCAGCTTGGCATACACAATGTCTGGTGAAACTGGTTCAAGTGGCAGCGATCTCTGCTCTGTGGATTTTGAGATATTTGGCTATGTTCAGGGTACtgactaactttttttttttgctaataacAGCTGTATAACTGGCAAGCTTTCTTAATTTATACAACTTAGAGCAGCTGATTTTAATCTTGCACTTATTTTACATAAGAAAGGATTTAGGATCTTTGCTTAGATAAAAATGGATCATAGGACACTGTTACATGGCTTGACTAAAGTTATATAACTTAGAAAAGAGAGGTAAAATAAGTTTGTTGACTTGTGCATTTTTATATCCAGACTGATTGGGATGACATAATTATGAATCATGGCAGGTGGCACATTATTATAGCCAACTTACAGTAAACTTTATATTATGTAATTGAAAAGTATGCTTACAATATGTGCTGCTTACAAGTTTACATGATCTTTGCGCATAGCATTTAACATACttctgtgtgtttcacttttgaCACAGGTGTCTTCTTTCGTATGGTAAGTAAATCTCAGGATCCTGAAAATTTTTTGTGTCACTCTATGTAGACATACTGCATGTGTAAGTATTATATTGCTCATTGCTGTTTTAAGACAGGGTCTGTAGCAGGGTTGCCAACCTGTGTTACTTGAGAACTAAGCTTGGGCATACTGCTTCAGCCAACCGCAACCCACTGTTCAGAAAGGCGGATGTTGATCACAACATTCATTAACTGCTACCCCAAAACATTCCGCGGTTTGGAAGGGTTGTTACTTTTCCAGAAAATTCAAAAGACCAAAGTCAGTTTGaccaaagtaaaaatgtttttagctACACACAccgtctgcacacacacacacacacacacacacacacacatacatatatatgtgtgtgtgtgtgtgtgtgtgtatatatatatatatatatatatatatatatatatataaatacagttaggtccggaagtatttggacaatgacagagtttttgtgattttgcctttatacaccaccacaatggatttgaaataaagttatcaagatgtgattgaagtgtagactttcagctttattttaagagcttccacaaaaatatggcatataccatttaggaattacagccattttcaacaaagtacctccattttcaggggctcaaaggtatttggacaaagtgacataattgtaaatataaccataattttaatacttggatgtaaatcctttgcagtcagtgactgcctgaagtctggagacatcaccaaatgctgagtttcctccctggagatgctttgccaggtcttcactgcagccaccttcagttgctgcttatagggtctttctgccttcagtcttgtcttcagtaagtgaaaagcagctctattgggttgagatcaggcatctgacttggccattgaagaatattccatttctttgccttcaaaaagtcttgagttgctttcgcagcatgtttagggtcattatccacctgcactgtgaagcggcatcctatcagttttgtagcatttggctgaacgtgagcagagagtatagccctatacacctcagaattcatcttgctgcttctgtcagcagtcacatcttgattatgttatttcaaatccattgtggtggtggataaaggcaaaatcacaaaatctctgtcattgtccaaatacggACCTAACTGATTTGCTGATTGGATATTTGGATGTATGAGCAGAATAAAGcggcatgtgtgtgtatatatatatatatatatatatatatatatatatatatatatatatatatatatatatatatatatatatatacatgccgCTTTATTCTGCTCATACATCCAAATATCCAATCAGCAAATCATATGGCAATGCAGTCATACAGATGCAGgtcatttaatgttcacatcaaacatcagaatggggggaaatgtgactttgaccatggtatAGCTGTTGGTGCCAAGTTAGTTGATGgactgctttgagtatttcactAAATGTTGATATACTGGTATTTTCatgagtctctagagtttacaaagaatggatcaaaaaaacaaaaaacatccagtgagtggtcattctgtgggtggaaagccttgttgttgagagaggtgAGAGAAGAATGGCCTGACTGGTTTGAGTGGAATGAAAgcagaataattaaaaaaaaacactggactgCTGTTTTAATTGTGGTTCATTTGGCTTCAGGTGGTTTGTGGCCCATAGTTTGGACAAACCTTggtttaatattaaatgttttctttgctcaaacattcaaatgttttctttgctCAAACGCATAACAGTGTATTCATGAGAATGATAGAATGTTAGAATCTCTGCCTAACTCTCTGAAAGTATGAATCACCTTCTGTGTCTCTCAGCACTCAGAGAGGAAGGGAAACAGCCTTGGTTTGGTTGGCTGGGTGAAGAACACAAACCAGGGGACAGTGGTGGGACAGGTTCAAGGACCACGTCATCTAGTAAATGAAATGTGAGTGctctatactgtacacacacacacatatatgtattaCTAATATTTTAGTCAGGAATCATAATATTTAATCTACACTTGTTTGTTtactaaaatttttaaatttgagttttcatttttagaaataacaacataaaagacagaaataaaacaatagaCCAAATGGACTTGGTTAGCTTTGTCAAGCCAATGCGGGAATCCACTGagaactccacttcccagaacacaccatgacctacaaacatggccaacGCGGACTACAATCTCCAAAACCTTCcttattcacattcacattcacccGAACACTAACAAGGCACACCTGTTTCCATACCCTCAGCCTATATATACTCAGACCCTCACTATGACTCTTTGTGAAGTAACGCTCAGCATGCTCAGTCAAGACCTGacttaccaagcctttgtttctgtgtttaccaccctgcttttttatttttttggtatcCTGATTTTTGTATTCTAGATTTTGCCTtgctgtttgctgatcgcctgacttTGTGCCTGTCCCTGTTTACAAGTTTGCTTCATGTTTTGGAATTGTTTGCCAGTTTCAATTCTAAACTGCAATTGCATGACAGATTTTGCCATCACCATgaatgcagcaagctgcaaacCCTGGCTCACTCATATCTTGCCCTGACAAGTATGCAGGACAGAATTCCCTGTGCAAAGGCTTCCTACTACAGTGTTCATTGTACTTCTTGAAGCAAGAGGGGGTTTCTGAGCAACAGAAGATTCATCTCACAGACAAAGCTCTCAAGTGGGCTGCTGCAGTCTGGAATCAAGGAGGGGATTCACTGT
It encodes the following:
- the LOC113544248 gene encoding acylphosphatase-2 — protein: MSGETGSSGSDLCSVDFEIFGYVQGVFFRMHSERKGNSLGLVGWVKNTNQGTVVGQVQGPRHLVNEMKIWLSKEGSPGSRISRAVFQNERSIPQLELSGFTTRY